In one window of Helianthus annuus cultivar XRQ/B chromosome 17, HanXRQr2.0-SUNRISE, whole genome shotgun sequence DNA:
- the LOC118489196 gene encoding uncharacterized protein LOC118489196, with amino-acid sequence MGTIKILFWCFLFAGILFIRQTTARFIHFNGKTETVSYVSNPPLSSAAGYASSSLAPEPSSKGEEENDKSGGHEVHTENHHHSDKSVAGGGVIIGGLVTAAFATLYCYIKVTRKRDGK; translated from the coding sequence ATGGGTACCATCAAAATTCTATTTTGGTGCTTTTTGTTCGCCGGAATCTTGTTTATCCGACAAACCACCGCAAGATTCATTCACTTTAATGGTAAAACAGAAACGGTGTCTTATGTTTCCAATCCACCTTTATCATCTGCTGCTGGATATGCATCATCTTCTTTGGCTCCAGAGCCGTCGTCTAAGGGGGAGGAGGAGAACGATAAGAGTGGCGGCCACGAGGTTCATACGGAAAACCATCATCACTCGGATAAATCTGTCGCTGGCGGTGGTGTGATCATTGGTGGTCTTGTTACGGCAGCTTTTGCAACTCTTTATTGCTACATTAAGGTTACGCGCAAAAGGGATGGCAAATAG